Proteins co-encoded in one Nodularia sp. LEGE 06071 genomic window:
- a CDS encoding mercuric reductase has product MSNSASDQVTLPPMDEYNQKLISYVHPPDWVNPQPADCYDLVVIGAGTAGLVVAAGAAGLDVGLKVALIEKYLMGGDCLNVGCVPSKCIIRSSRVVGEMWEAKALGINPPEKIDVDFSAVMERMRRLRSGISHHDSAHRFQDLGVDIFLGSGRFEGENIIEVGSQKLRFKKAVIATGARAVRPSIKGLEKAGFLTNETVFSLTELPQRLAVIGGGPIGCELAQAFQRLGSQVILFHKDSHILNKEDSEAAEIIQNRFIQENIYLVLNSQIQSVEQTPEGKLINFLSNGSQMSIVVDQILVGVGRAPNVEGLNLEAVGVEFDQRQGVKVNDYLQTTNPKIYASGDICMNWKFTHAADAAARIVIKNTLFSPFGLGRSKLSNLVMPWVTYTDPEIAHVGMYEQEAQKKGIDINTIKIPFSSVDRAITDGEEDGFVKIIHKKGSAQILGATIVSRHAGETISEITTAIVNKVGLNGLSAVIHPYPTQAEAIKKAADAYRRTLLTPTSKRLLGLLTKFS; this is encoded by the coding sequence ATGTCAAATTCTGCATCTGATCAAGTTACTCTTCCACCAATGGACGAGTATAACCAAAAATTAATTTCCTATGTTCATCCACCAGATTGGGTAAATCCTCAACCTGCTGATTGTTATGATTTAGTAGTCATTGGTGCTGGTACGGCGGGATTAGTTGTAGCCGCAGGTGCAGCAGGTCTAGATGTGGGATTAAAAGTTGCTTTAATTGAAAAATATTTAATGGGTGGGGATTGTTTAAATGTCGGTTGTGTCCCCTCAAAATGTATTATTCGTTCATCTCGCGTTGTGGGCGAAATGTGGGAAGCGAAGGCTTTGGGAATTAATCCCCCAGAAAAAATAGACGTTGATTTTTCGGCTGTGATGGAACGGATGCGCCGTTTAAGGTCAGGTATTAGCCATCACGATTCTGCTCATCGGTTTCAGGATCTGGGAGTGGATATTTTCTTGGGGAGTGGTCGGTTTGAGGGCGAGAATATCATTGAAGTTGGTAGTCAAAAACTTCGCTTTAAAAAAGCTGTGATTGCTACTGGTGCTAGAGCCGTGCGACCATCGATTAAGGGATTGGAAAAAGCTGGATTTTTGACTAATGAAACAGTCTTTTCTCTCACAGAGCTTCCTCAACGTCTAGCTGTAATTGGTGGTGGACCTATTGGTTGTGAATTGGCTCAAGCTTTCCAGCGTTTGGGTTCTCAAGTCATCTTGTTTCATAAGGATTCTCACATTTTAAATAAAGAAGATAGCGAAGCCGCAGAAATTATTCAAAATCGTTTTATCCAGGAAAATATATATTTGGTTTTGAATAGCCAAATCCAAAGTGTAGAACAAACCCCAGAAGGAAAGCTGATCAACTTCCTCAGCAATGGTTCTCAAATGTCAATTGTTGTTGATCAGATTTTAGTTGGTGTGGGACGCGCACCGAATGTGGAAGGCTTAAATTTAGAAGCTGTTGGGGTAGAATTCGATCAGCGTCAGGGAGTGAAAGTTAATGATTATCTCCAGACAACAAACCCCAAAATTTATGCATCTGGTGATATCTGCATGAACTGGAAGTTTACTCATGCGGCGGATGCAGCAGCGCGAATTGTGATTAAAAATACTCTATTTTCTCCCTTTGGCTTAGGACGATCTAAACTTAGTAATTTAGTAATGCCTTGGGTAACATATACTGACCCAGAAATTGCCCATGTGGGAATGTATGAGCAGGAGGCTCAAAAAAAGGGTATTGATATCAATACAATCAAAATTCCTTTTAGTAGTGTAGACCGAGCGATTACAGATGGCGAAGAGGATGGATTTGTGAAAATTATCCACAAAAAAGGTTCAGCTCAAATTTTAGGAGCAACAATTGTCTCCCGTCATGCTGGAGAAACAATTAGTGAAATAACTACAGCAATTGTGAATAAAGTTGGTTTAAATGGGTTATCTGCTGTGATTCATCCTTACCCAACTCAAGCTGAAGCAATTAAAAAAGCCGCAGACGCTTATCGCCGGACTTTATTAACACCAACATCGAAACGATTATTAGGATTACTGACTAAGTTTTCTTAA
- a CDS encoding TVP38/TMEM64 family protein, protein MLQPAITNLILPQREKPTIADILTTKNWQRLVKFAFLMLIAFSVALIFTAEPAWGQESAQNASGFNPQIWLRNALQWIDSLGAVGALAFILLYIVATVAFLPGSILTLGAGVVFGVVMGSIYVFIGATIGATAAFLVGRYLARGWVAKKIAGNHKFRAIDEAVGREGLKIVLLTRLSPIFPFNFLNYAYGVTGVSLKDYFLGSVGMIPGTIMYVYIGSLAGSIATIGTEAQPDNPGVQWAIRIIGFIATVAVTVYVTKVARKALEDEVVESTDNDKNTPINLN, encoded by the coding sequence ATGTTACAACCTGCAATCACTAATTTGATCCTTCCCCAACGTGAAAAGCCAACTATTGCAGATATCCTAACGACGAAGAATTGGCAAAGGCTGGTTAAATTTGCTTTCCTCATGCTGATAGCATTTAGCGTTGCTTTGATATTTACCGCCGAACCAGCTTGGGGACAAGAATCGGCTCAAAATGCTTCAGGATTTAATCCCCAAATCTGGTTGCGAAATGCTTTGCAGTGGATTGATAGTCTTGGTGCTGTAGGAGCATTGGCATTTATCCTACTTTATATCGTTGCTACTGTCGCCTTCCTACCAGGGTCAATTCTCACACTCGGTGCGGGTGTTGTTTTTGGCGTGGTTATGGGTTCGATTTATGTCTTCATTGGTGCAACCATCGGAGCTACCGCCGCCTTCCTCGTGGGACGTTATTTGGCTAGGGGTTGGGTGGCTAAGAAAATCGCAGGTAATCACAAATTTCGGGCGATTGATGAAGCCGTGGGTAGGGAAGGATTAAAAATTGTCCTGCTCACGCGACTCTCTCCTATTTTCCCCTTCAACTTCTTGAACTATGCTTATGGCGTGACAGGCGTTTCCCTCAAGGACTACTTTCTTGGTTCCGTTGGCATGATTCCCGGCACAATTATGTATGTTTATATTGGTTCCTTGGCTGGTAGTATTGCCACAATCGGTACTGAGGCTCAACCCGATAACCCCGGTGTACAGTGGGCAATTCGCATCATTGGTTTTATTGCTACAGTTGCAGTGACGGTTTATGTTACTAAAGTTGCTCGTAAGGCTTTAGAAGATGAAGTTGTAGAATCTACAGACAATGATAAAAATACACCAATTAACCTGAATTAA